Proteins from a single region of Thermococcus sp. CX2:
- a CDS encoding mevalonate kinase has translation MFGGSEMRVLASAPAKIILFGEHSVVYGKPAIAAAIDLRTYVWAEFNNKGAIKIEAKDIKVPGLTVSFSEDEIYFESDYGKAAEVLSYVRQAIELVREEADKNGNGVTVSITSQIPVGAGLGSSAAVAVATIGAVSRLLGLELSNEEIAKLGHKVELLVQGASSGIDPTVSAIGGFLHYEKGNFEHLPFMELPIVVGYTGSSGSTKELVAMVRRSYEEMPEVIEPILVSMGKIVDKAREVLLSELDDEVRFVQLGRLMNINHGLLDALGVSTKKLSELVYAARTAGALGAKITGAGGGGCMYALAPEKQSEVATAITIAGGTPMITKISDEGLRIEEVLP, from the coding sequence TTGTTTGGAGGGTCAGAGATGAGGGTTCTAGCATCAGCTCCTGCTAAAATTATCCTCTTCGGCGAGCACAGCGTCGTCTATGGAAAGCCTGCCATAGCGGCTGCGATAGATCTAAGGACCTACGTCTGGGCAGAGTTCAACAACAAAGGGGCGATAAAGATTGAGGCCAAGGACATCAAGGTGCCCGGATTGACGGTCTCCTTCTCAGAGGACGAGATTTACTTCGAGAGTGACTATGGAAAGGCCGCTGAGGTTCTCAGCTACGTCAGACAGGCAATAGAGCTCGTCAGAGAGGAGGCCGACAAGAACGGAAATGGTGTCACAGTCTCAATAACCTCCCAGATTCCCGTTGGGGCTGGTTTGGGCTCCTCAGCGGCCGTTGCGGTTGCCACCATCGGTGCCGTCTCGAGGCTCCTCGGCTTAGAGTTAAGCAACGAGGAAATCGCCAAACTTGGCCACAAGGTCGAGCTTCTCGTCCAGGGTGCTTCGAGCGGGATAGACCCCACAGTCTCGGCCATAGGTGGATTCCTTCACTACGAGAAGGGCAACTTCGAGCACCTGCCCTTCATGGAGCTGCCCATAGTTGTCGGCTACACGGGCTCAAGCGGCTCGACGAAGGAGCTCGTCGCGATGGTAAGGAGGAGCTACGAGGAGATGCCCGAAGTTATAGAACCGATCCTCGTTTCTATGGGCAAGATAGTGGACAAGGCGAGGGAAGTTCTCCTCTCTGAGCTCGACGATGAGGTCCGCTTTGTCCAGCTTGGCAGGCTCATGAACATCAACCACGGTCTGCTCGATGCCCTCGGTGTTTCTACCAAGAAGCTCAGCGAGCTTGTTTACGCTGCCAGAACGGCCGGAGCGCTAGGAGCGAAGATAACCGGCGCTGGAGGAGGCGGATGCATGTACGCCCTCGCCCCTGAGAAGCAGAGTGAGGTGGCAACTGCAATAACCATCGCCGGAGGAACGCCGATGATAACTAAAATCAGCGATGAAGGATTGAGGATAGAGGAGGTTCTGCCAT
- a CDS encoding MEMO1 family protein has product MARYPAVAGSFYPEGEALIEMLEKFFRDLGEHGSERKITAGVVPHAGYIFSGYTASRTFKAIYEDGLPETFVVIGPDHTGLGSPIAVYPGGKWLTPLGEIEVDSEMAKAIAKLSGIADLDELAHKYEHSIEVQLPFIQYLGERAGKEVRIVPISLGIQDEEVVEDLGKAIYEAAKELGRDTIVIASTDFMHYGPAYGYVPFRARADELPHRVKEWDFRVIQKILDFDVKGMFDEIRKMGHTMCGPGGVGTAVVYSRLAGALEAELLHYTTSFEVSRSTDAIVGYASIVFRK; this is encoded by the coding sequence ATGGCGAGGTATCCGGCCGTTGCTGGGAGCTTCTATCCAGAGGGTGAGGCGCTCATCGAGATGCTCGAGAAGTTCTTCAGAGACTTGGGTGAGCACGGAAGCGAGAGGAAGATAACAGCGGGCGTTGTGCCCCATGCAGGCTACATATTTTCTGGCTACACAGCCTCAAGAACATTTAAGGCCATCTACGAGGACGGTCTGCCGGAGACCTTCGTAGTCATCGGGCCGGACCACACAGGCCTTGGCTCGCCGATAGCGGTCTATCCTGGCGGTAAATGGCTCACACCGCTCGGCGAGATTGAGGTCGATTCCGAGATGGCCAAGGCCATAGCGAAGCTCTCTGGAATAGCAGACCTCGACGAGCTGGCCCACAAATACGAGCACTCCATTGAGGTTCAGCTGCCCTTCATCCAGTATCTGGGCGAGAGGGCAGGGAAGGAAGTGAGGATAGTGCCGATATCCCTTGGCATCCAGGACGAGGAGGTTGTAGAGGATCTTGGCAAAGCAATCTACGAGGCCGCCAAAGAACTCGGCAGGGACACCATTGTTATAGCGAGCACTGACTTCATGCACTACGGTCCGGCCTATGGCTATGTTCCCTTTAGAGCCAGGGCGGATGAGCTTCCCCACAGGGTCAAGGAGTGGGACTTCAGGGTTATTCAGAAAATCCTCGACTTCGACGTTAAGGGCATGTTCGACGAGATAAGGAAGATGGGCCACACCATGTGTGGGCCCGGGGGAGTTGGAACTGCGGTAGTCTACTCCCGCTTGGCTGGAGCCCTTGAGGCCGAGCTTTTACACTACACGACGAGCTTTGAGGTGAGCAGGAGTACCGATGCAATAGTTGGCTATGCCTCTATAGTCTTCAGGAAGTGA
- a CDS encoding pyridoxal-phosphate dependent enzyme — translation MLVCSRCGLRYPEEFRLRCDCGGTLFVEKNISGRFGENLRNHFDIRRYLSFLPVSEGHLPVIIPAITPIVELALDGVNALFKLEYLQPTGSFKDRGTYVTIAKLMEEGLTEVVLDSSGNAALSLAAFSKAEEISVHIFVPARTSSGKLELLKRLGTELHVIDGSRMEVHRAAIEFAERRGITYVSHWLNPYFIEGTKTIAFEVYESTGVPDYVLVPTGSGSLFIGLWKGFYELKKMGEIDRLPHFVAVQASGYESLCKRSEEKSHLAEGIAIPEPPRLEEMRKILIETEGKCMSVGDAEIAEAIRWLWEWGFIVEPTSATVLAALWKLRKDGSVPEGSKVLLPLTGSGLKLTQGI, via the coding sequence GTGCTTGTATGTTCACGCTGTGGGCTCAGGTATCCCGAGGAATTTCGCTTGAGGTGTGACTGCGGGGGAACCCTCTTCGTGGAGAAGAACATAAGCGGACGCTTTGGGGAGAACCTTCGGAACCACTTTGATATCAGGCGCTACCTGAGTTTTCTACCCGTCTCGGAGGGACATCTACCTGTCATTATCCCGGCAATAACTCCAATCGTGGAGCTTGCCCTGGATGGAGTAAACGCGCTCTTCAAACTTGAATACCTCCAGCCAACGGGCTCCTTCAAGGACAGGGGCACCTATGTAACAATTGCCAAGCTCATGGAGGAGGGCTTGACTGAGGTTGTCCTCGACAGCTCGGGCAACGCGGCGTTAAGTCTGGCCGCTTTTTCCAAAGCTGAGGAAATATCCGTCCACATCTTCGTGCCCGCGCGCACAAGCTCCGGAAAGCTTGAACTCTTGAAAAGACTTGGTACAGAACTTCACGTCATCGATGGTTCGCGGATGGAAGTCCACAGGGCGGCTATCGAGTTCGCCGAGAGGAGGGGCATCACCTATGTCTCCCACTGGCTCAATCCATATTTCATCGAGGGGACGAAAACAATCGCCTTTGAGGTTTACGAGAGCACTGGCGTTCCAGACTACGTTTTAGTCCCAACCGGCAGCGGTTCCCTCTTCATCGGCCTCTGGAAAGGCTTCTACGAGCTTAAAAAAATGGGCGAGATTGATAGGCTTCCCCACTTTGTGGCGGTTCAGGCTTCCGGCTACGAGAGTCTCTGCAAGCGCTCGGAAGAGAAAAGTCACCTCGCAGAGGGCATAGCCATCCCGGAGCCGCCGAGGCTGGAAGAGATGAGGAAAATACTAATCGAGACCGAAGGGAAATGCATGAGCGTTGGTGATGCTGAAATAGCGGAAGCCATTCGCTGGCTCTGGGAGTGGGGCTTCATCGTTGAGCCGACATCAGCAACGGTGTTGGCCGCCCTGTGGAAGCTCAGAAAAGACGGCTCTGTCCCCGAGGGTTCGAAAGTCCTCCTTCCCCTCACCGGCTCGGGCCTTAAACTAACCCAAGGTATTTAA
- the udp gene encoding uridine phosphorylase, translating to MGEKFLSAERPQTEEGYQYHIACKPGDVARYVLLPGDPERVPKISSLWDEAKEIAFHREYRTHTGKYKGVPISVTSTGIGGPSTAIAIEELAAIGADTFIRVGSTGAIQPGMEIGDLIIAKAAVRLEGTSKQYVRIEYPAVADLEVTLALIEAAETLGVRYHIGITASTDSFYLGQGRPGLNGYFPSFAKNILDDLRQARVTNFEMEAATLYTLANIYGLRAGCVCAVFANRVTNEFGKAGEKEAALVASEAVKILAEWDEEKEQKGKKVWFPGLRRL from the coding sequence ATGGGTGAGAAGTTCCTATCTGCCGAGAGGCCGCAGACCGAGGAAGGATATCAGTACCACATAGCATGCAAGCCGGGGGACGTTGCAAGATACGTCCTCCTGCCAGGTGACCCCGAGAGAGTTCCGAAGATAAGCTCCCTATGGGATGAGGCAAAGGAGATAGCCTTCCACAGGGAGTATAGGACACACACCGGAAAATACAAGGGTGTTCCAATCAGCGTTACTTCAACCGGAATAGGCGGGCCTTCAACGGCGATAGCGATTGAAGAGCTTGCAGCCATAGGGGCAGATACGTTCATCCGAGTCGGCTCAACAGGAGCCATACAGCCGGGAATGGAAATAGGCGACCTCATTATAGCGAAGGCAGCGGTGAGACTCGAGGGGACATCGAAGCAGTACGTGAGGATTGAATATCCCGCCGTTGCCGACCTGGAGGTTACCCTCGCACTAATTGAGGCCGCCGAGACCCTCGGAGTGCGCTATCACATCGGCATAACTGCCTCGACTGACAGCTTTTACCTTGGCCAGGGAAGACCCGGACTGAACGGCTACTTCCCGAGCTTCGCCAAGAACATCCTCGACGACCTCAGGCAGGCAAGGGTTACCAACTTTGAGATGGAAGCGGCAACGCTCTACACACTGGCCAACATCTACGGCCTCAGGGCCGGCTGTGTCTGTGCCGTCTTCGCCAACAGAGTAACCAACGAGTTCGGCAAGGCCGGTGAGAAGGAGGCCGCCTTAGTTGCCAGCGAAGCCGTCAAGATACTCGCCGAATGGGACGAGGAGAAGGAGCAGAAAGGCAAGAAAGTGTGGTTCCCGGGATTGAGGAGGCTTTGA